The DNA window ACCAGGCAGAAACATGTCAGGCTTCAGTGCAGGTgacatttgaggttattttcttACTTATCAACACAATATTCTTAAAGTAAGACGTTCAGACATCTGTGCATTACTTTCTACCATCTACAACACTGCACACAACACAGGACACTGAGCAGAcagtctgcatgtgtttttactccacttcacctctgctgtgtctctctacctgtctgctgctgtatAACAGTGTCCATGAAGGTCAAACATTCATAAATCAGTTTTAAAGTACAAGCGGACCATTAATTTAACTTGAGATCTGCCTCACAGCCGTACGAGGGCGGAGGATTCTTCTTCTGTGCTCTTAATGTGTgataaaggatttctgattgtACTTAAAGCAGCTAAGAGCCTAAAAATGCTCTAAGCTTGTAAATATTGAGCAGAAACcgtgtaaaagaaaacaaaactctgcGTGTTCAGCTGCCTTTCAGCCTGTCCTCTTTGACCTTGTGTAGTTTGGTGCCCTGCTGGGGAAAATGTGAAAGTGCAGTAAAGGTCAGGAGAGAGTCCAGCCCACATGCTCCATGTCATGGTACAAACATGTAacatgcagctgctgcagagcgaGCGGTCGTGTTAATAGAAAGCCTGTTTAACATGTCGCGGTCAGAACCTGCTGCGTGTGCAGGAtctggagtgtgtttgtgtgtgttcactaGTGTTAGATAACCTTCTTTAATCAGTGATGTTTGCACCACAGTTCATCACATTCACTTTTGAATTTCCTCCCACAGGTTTTGAAGACTTTTTCTCCCCATCAGCTGCAGTTTTAGCTCCTTTTTGGTCATAAAATATTCTTATTTATCTCAGTAGAAAGCTGCTATGGTCAAGGTTAAAACTATTCTGTTAAATGTTCTAAGATACTTTTGCTTTACCTGTCTGGCTCCCAGGCTTGTTATGGTTTTTCTATTTTGCGTTTCTTTTTGTATAAACCGCTACACGTACCAGATGCCACCTTCCAGGATGTTCTGTGTATAATGTTGACTTTTTGTGGGGACATTGtggacattgttttttttttttttttttaaaaggaaaataatgcaTCTTGTCTGCTTGCCCTCCTCCGTCCTAGACTCGGCTCAAACGTACTTCGATATAGAGAAACTTGTCCAGCACAAGACAGTTGACCCTGCCAAGAACGTGTctgtggcagcagctgcagcagcagcagaggctgcagTTAAACCAGTGGCagaacctgcagctgctgcacctgaGGCTGTGGCAGAGGCCGCTGCTCCAGCAGCTGAAGCCACACCCGTAGCTGAGGCCCCCCCAGCTGTCGAAGCCGTCGCTGAAGCCGCACCTGCTGTTGAAGCGGTAGCCGAAGCTGCACCTGTGGTAGAAGCCGTAGCTGAAGCTGCACCTGCAGTAGAAGCCGTCGCTGAAGCCGCGCCTGTGGTAGAAGCCGTCGCTGAAGCCGCGCCTGTGGTAGAAGCCGTCGCTGAAGCGGTAGCCGAAGCCGCACCTGCGGTTGaagctgtggctgaagctgcacCTGCGGTTGAAGCCGTAGCTGAAGCTGTCGCTGAAGCTGCACCCGTGGTCGaagctgtggctgaagctgcacCTGCGGTTGAAGCCGTAGCTGAAGCTGTAGCTGAAGCCGTCGCTGAAGCTGCACCTGTGGTCGAAGCTGTGGCTGAGGCGGTTGTTGAAGCTGCACCCCTGGTTGAGGCTGTCGCTGAAGTAGTTGCCGACGCTGGACCCGTGGCTGAAGTTGTTGCTGAAGCTGCGGCAGCAgtagctgaagctgcagcagaagccGCTGCCCCAGCTGCCGACGCTCCAGTTGAAGCAGCACCGGCCCCtgaagaggctgcagcagaaccTCCTGTTGAAGTGGCTGCAGAGGCCGCACCAGCTGCTGAAGCGGAACCAGTTGTAGAAGCAGCCCCAGAGCCTGCGGCTGAAGCTGCCCCTGTAGAAGCGGCTGCTGAGCCTGCGGCTGAAGTTTCTGCCCCTGTGGAGAGCGCCGAGGAGCTGGTGGACACCGCTCCGGTCgtagctgaagctgcagcagaggagccGCTGCCGGACGCCCCAGCTGAACCAGTCGAACCGTCTGAGGGTACACACCacaacccccctcccccacaatccttctcttttcctctgtggaCCCTGCAGTCTACCAGCAGTCATTTTCATCACCATTTCTATGAATTTAGAATGTAAACGTTTGTGATGAGTGTAAGGATAAACTGTAACGATACctgacatcacaaacacacctttctttttttgttctagCTTTGCACAGCTTCTTCCTAATAGTCTAATCGTGTTATCTGAAGCATTTTAGCCCACAACCCTCCCCAGAATCCTCCCTCCCTGTTCTCATGTGGCTCGGACATTTTGAAGTCCAACTCATTGTCTTGTGTCGTCGAGGCTGTTCACACCTGGTGTCGACATcgtcctgagtgatccgatcacaggCGCACAACTCTCCCACCTCACCTCTCAAATGTGTCCTCACACCTGTACTTAAAGCTCACCACTGTGATCGGATCCCTCAGGACGGATGCTGACACCGGGACTGAACCGCCTCTTTGTGCTGCTCCAGCCATCTTCCATTGACTGCATGTCTTAACTGCACCGCATTTTGCACTAATTACTAACATCTGCCTGCTAAGTAGGCTCAAgtcttttgtttgcattagtctgttttctgttcttcacaCCTTCCACTCATGCTTCGTTTCTGTTTTTAGTCACAGATGTGTTCTTTGGTTGTTAAGCTCCACACTCGTCCTCCCTACGATGCTTCAACATGATAGAAAATAGTTCTCGGCACCGTTTCTCGGTGTCGTGTTGTGGTTTTTATGGacctgttctgttttttgattttgttctgGTGATTTGTTACACACTAAAGATAAAAGTTAAGTTTCCACTGATGAAGGAGAAAGTGTgccatcttttatttatttttttacctcaaacttctctcctcctccttcctcacaCCTCTCACACTTGTCAGGGAGTCGCATGGTAAAAGTAATCAATCCTTCCACGTCTGATCCaactgtttttgtgtattttgttaatGGATGATGTGTAAATGTGAACTTTCCTGGTGAGATTGCACCCTGGTTGCTGTGTGTGGGCTCAGAGTTGAGAATTTAAATGGATTCTTCAATGttaaatacttttgttttgCCTCCCAGCAGTTCTGTAAACATGTAGCCTAGCATGACGCATCACAGCAACCTTTTTAACCTGTTAACTGACCTTTCACACGTTCTTTCCTGTCTGAGCCCAGTAGCCGGCTGCTCTGTTCACCACTCCCTGGTGCTGTTCTGTGCATGAGGGTTATGGTTAAGACTTGGTTCTGTTCTAGCCAAATGGACAGATGATTTCCAAAAGCATGGTTCTGGTTTATGAGCATGTTTCTGTGAAGAGAAGTTGACTGATGTGTTATTTTCTCCCTGTGACTCTCAGCTGCACTGGACCCGATTCAGAAGCTCTTCCTGGACTCCATACGGGAGTACTCCACAAAAAGCCAGTAAGTCATCGTCGTTAGCTTAGCTGTGTTTTACATGTTCAGCTAATCTGGATGTTTAAAGTGTACCTGCTTGTTCAAAACAAGCTGGAAGCCTATTAAAGGTACAGTTCACCCCagacagctgctaaatgttggcaggtaatACGTACATGCAAACCAGCACTTTtaacaaggaaagaaacaacttaaGGTTTTGCGGCAGAGTAGAGTCTTTGTAAGAACAGCAGGTGGATCCATAATAACTCTGGGCTCTCTTCAGCTGGTCGGCAGCACGCAGGTGAATCGGGGGAAGTGTTATCCACATAAAATGGATTAAATGGGGGTGAAAATGAAACGTTACTCTGCTGATGGtctttgtttgtcctcctcctgcagggatGTTGGGGGTCTCGTCGATGCAGGTTCAGAGTATGAGAAGGCTTTAGCAGAGGAGATCACAAAGCTCCAGAGACTGTACGGTGGTGGAGACCTCACAGCTTTCCCAGAGTTTAAATTCACAGGTGAGTCAAGTTCATCCAATATCACATCGTGTAGCTTCTCtgtgagcagcaggagctcGTTACACTGAAAGGTTTAATACTCAAGTTAACCAAACGAAGACAacagatactttattgatcagtgttgaagaaacagttcacctaaaaataaagattcagtCAGAACTCTTCTCTTCTGAGAGCAGTAAACATCATTATCtctctgactttgtgttttttagagCCCAAGTTTGAGGAAGTCTCCCAGAAGTGAACCTCTGCACTTTGCATCTGAACTTTTCTACTGTCGCCTTCTCTCCTGTACATCTGTGCTGCTCCATCGTGTTACTAACCGTCTGCTTCGTGTCAAACAACCCGCCTCCAGATTAGCGTGTGAGAATAGAGCCAGTTTCAATAGATAGATCTTTTTATGGGAATGTCGGCTAAAGCAGTAGATGTACATGTCTGGCAGACAAAGTGAACTTTGAGCTGTGAAACGAGCTTTGTGCAGACGGATCTGTGGCTGCTGAGCTGAATgtagaaggaaaaaaacccaataaaTTCCACTTCATATCTGTGGTGTGAACGCGTCTCTGTGCTGCACGACAACATCGCAGATAAACTTCATGTTCTGATGAGAATCACGCTGTCTGTTAGCGGTTCATTTCCACAAATCCAAACGTTAATGGATGTATTCAGTGTTAAAGGTGCCCAGAAGTCATGCGTGATTAAAAGTGTTGAACTAGAATCtttggaaggaaggaaggagggaaggaaggaaggaaggaaggaaggagatgagaataaaatgataaataaaatttattttattatttgaagctcagaattctgagaatacatatttttgtcatgttttgtcaatatttttatgaaaatctttatttttcttcattagGTTTCATATAATaacctttattttgtttcagcaccttccaggtcatgtgacacACAGGTCTTCATGTCCCGGGTGAATGAGACAAACCTTTTTAcattctttttctgtttattgtctcTACATTTTCTATGTAAAGTCTGTCTGATGTTTCATTagtttgatgaaaaaacagacttttactctaatccctttttaaaaaacaaaaaacaaaaacccttaTCTGCGATTATCAAAACATAAAGAGGAAAAGTCCACAAATCtacaggagaaaaacaggaatactgtttttatttatcattaatgTGAGTgtaagagaaaacaaatcaaatcttctgagattaataaattaaacatttacaagaagaaaaacaatttctgaGATCATGACGTCATAATTCACCAGATGAAATAAAGatagaagagaagaagaagaaggttttCTGAGATTATAAAATAGTCTAAGAGATTAAAAAAGATGACtgtcaatatgagcagatttcCATAGATTTTACGACCTTTTCTGAGCATCAAAGAGTCAACAGGTGTAGTTAATGAGTCCACAGGTGTAAAAGCGGAGGACAGCACCCGTGGTGGATCCTCAGGGAACCCGGTGTGCGAACCCGTAAGGTGAGTTAGGAAGTAACCACTGAGCTAAACCTCCAcaggtgaataaacacacagagcaggtttATCAAGCTCgttttaaagctgctctgaacCTGAAGCGGACCGGaacctgctgcacacacagcaggtgcTGTTACTGAGTCCACAGGTGTGGAAGCAGAGGACAGCGGCCGTGGTCTGAACCTCGGGGAACGCTGGACACGAACccggtgaggagagagaaacttaTGATCGTCAGGAAGTCAGTAAGTGGAGTTCAGCAGCAGTCTGAACCGCTGGGAACTGATCAATAACCCCCACAGACCCGTTTCTAGAACCTACAGCCCACTGTAACGTGTCTGTAACACGGTTCTGTAACACGGTTCTGTTGGTGCCGCTCTGTGTTCGGCTGGTCTCAGCTTCTGGTCGGACTGCAGTGTGCAGAGTCCTACAGATGTGTTGGTCGTGTTGACTGAGATCGATGTTGGACTCAGTAAGGATCAATACATGATAAAGAGACAGACCCACAGAACAGGGGACGGTTCTGCTGGGCTGAAGGACGGAAAAGACAGAGAACCACCCGGGTTCGACCCAGTTGACGCGCTGAGGCAGTCTGGCTAAAGCCGCGGATCAAACCACTGAGCTACATCTCTGCCGTGAGCAGGCGGAACAGCAGCGGTGATAAAGGTGAGCAGGTGTGACGACCTAAGGTAGAGCGCCTAAGCCACGCCCCTTTCCGGTCTGCCCAGCGCTCCACTGGAAATCTGAATTTCCGACTATAAGTCTAAAAGCAGTCCAGTCGGGTCGTTATATCACATCTGGACACAGTGATGTTCATTTCTTATTAACCGTTTAAAAAGTTCTGACTTCTATCTATGTCGTTCAACTTCTTCTTTACATAGTTAAACATCAGTCTGAACAGGTGTGACGTGATCAATAACGATCAATACATGTGGCAGTTTAGGAGACAGACCCACAGAACAGGGGACGGTTCTGCTGGGCtgaaggagggaaaagacagAGGACCACCCGGGGAGGGATCCGTGCTCCGCGGACGGTCTCTCGCGTTTCCGGATCGCAGCCCACTGAGCTACATCTCTGCCGTGTGCAGGTGGAACAGCAGTGTTATTACAGGTGAACAGGTGGACTTCTGGACAGGTGTGGCAACTCAGATAGCGTCTAAGCCACGCCCCCTTCCGGTTTGGCCAGCGCTCTATTGGTGAAATTTCCGACTTTCAATCTAAAAGCGTCCAGTCAGCACTATTTATTCTTATTACTGTTAAACAAGTTCTGAATTTTTCTCGCCCACAAAAAAACGAAGGAAGGATGAAAATtagacgacaacaacaacaacaataaaaagatCTGATTCTTTTATCAGAATTTGGACTTGAAGCTCAGAACTCtgagaataaatgtgttttcgtcatatttatatctatatttgAAAAACCTAATTTATTTCCACCAGGTTTCATGTTGAATCAGCTGCTGTCCTTCAGCCTCCAGGTCACGTGACTcgtctctctgttctctctgtgaTGAGTCATTAATCTACAAGACAAACTGATAGATGACAAACAACTCAGATAATATCTGACACCATGAAGACAGAACTCACCAGAACACAGTGACACAAGACAAGAGAGGGATGTTGTCTGAGATTATTAGATTATACAGAAACAAACGACATAATCTCAGAGATTAAAAATTTATAATTGTCAATATGAACAGATTTATTGTGACGTTCATCTTGTTCAGAACCCTTTCTGAcccagttggctccatgttggttctgGTTCCGTGTTGatgagacgatgtagttcactgagcttcaACACTAAACTACATGAGGTTTGactttaatgacaacaaactgacaaacatcatgtgtgagaTTCAGGACACAGTTCATgacacacatgatgtttgtcagtttgttgtcattaaagtCTCAGTTAGTTTTGTCAAAATCTCTTGGAAGTCAGTTGCTCTTCATAAGTGGACTTCTGTGTGGACTGACGCAGACAGGTGTGACGTcatcacaggtgtgtgtgtgtgtgtgtgtgtgtgtgtgtgtagtgcgCCATCTACCGGGTCTGACAGGTGACGACACACAGAACCAGCACGAGCCTGAACTGAAACTGAGAGTTACGGATCGTGTTTCAGACTGAAAGTATTGACAGTAATGTTCACTTCATGTGTGGATCTGGTTCgttttaaagctgctctgaacCTGAAGTGGACCGGaacctgctgcacacacagcacaggtgtTGTTAATGAGTCCACAGGTGTAAAAGCAGAGGACAGCGCCCGTGGTTTGAACCTCGGGGAACGCTGGACACGAACccggtgaggagagagaaacttttCAATAGTTAGGAAGTAACCACTGAGCTAAACCTCCACAGAGCTCTGAGCTCACACAAGAGACTGATCAAGCTCCACATGAGGAAGCGGAGTTCAGCAGCTCCTGAACAGCATCTGACTGGAGAAtatgagtatatatatatatatatatatatatatatatatatatatatatatatatatatatatatgtatatatatatatatatatatatatatatatatatatatatatgtatatgtatatatgtatatatgtatatgtatatatatatatacatatatatatgtatatatatatatatgtatatatatatatatatatatatatatatatatgtatatatgtgtgtatatatatatgtatatatatatatatatatatatatatatatatatatatatatatatatatatataatgtgtgtgtatatatatatatatatgtatgtgtatgtatgtatgtatgtatgtatatatatatatgtatgtatgtatatgtatatatatatatatatatatatatatatatatatatatatatatatatatatatatatatatatatatatatatatatatatatctatatatatatatataatgtctCTGACGCTTCTTGTAAAGTTCATTATTCATGCTGTTTGGAGGTGACAGTAAAATAACCTTCAGGGTTTGTTCCCTGGAGgttttctgcctgtttgtccTTCAGTGAGTGTTTGAATCAGACTGATGTTCAGTGTTAAAACTCCTGAATGTATATTTAATATGTGTGAACATGACGCatcaaagagaaacacagagaggctggtgaaggaagagaagaaaagacagaggaccGCCCCGGGGCTCGATCCGGTGGTCTATCGGCTCCCGCGGTGCACTGGGGGCGGGTGCGGCGCGCGGAGTGGATGAGAGGCGGATCGCAgcccgctgagctacagctctGCCACCGGGAGGGGAAGCAGCGTCCAGATATGAAGCTGAACAGAAAGATCATCAGCAGAGCAAAGCatcactttatatatatatatatatatatacatacatacatacatgttgtGTAATTCCACATACAATGtagtttcacacagttttatgaatgttgctgctgttaaacTTCTTCTATCTCAGACTTCTGTAACTTTTGTTCTTTTACTTCCTTATTGTGAAacctggaggaagaagaggcggAACCTTTGTGTTTCTGACCGTCTCCTCCTCAGATTGTGACTGACAGGGAATTGAACCAGTGACTGAAGCCTCTGCTGTGTGCAGGTGGAACAGCAGCTGGACtgaagctgaacatgaagctcaGTCTGTGTGAAACAGGTGAGCAGCTCCCACTGAGGACACTCAGGTACCTGTGGTGACGTTTCATAACATCTGTCATGTCATTAGAATAAACAGTTATATACATACATGCTGACATATAACTGTTGATCTCcacatatggttttattttagttttaaaggcattattcctatttaaaatgtttggtagatagttttgtttgttgtaatttgTAATATTGACACCATCCAGCAGCGCTGCAGGGACTCCTGCTCCGCCTGCTACTGTACATCATCT is part of the Acanthopagrus latus isolate v.2019 chromosome 9, fAcaLat1.1, whole genome shotgun sequence genome and encodes:
- the si:ch211-140m22.7 gene encoding fibrous sheath CABYR-binding protein, giving the protein MAASLLRIGRLGCLKCLQAESWTALRRAPAAAAFSSKSGGSKKSKKTSDSAQTYFDIEKLVQHKTVDPAKNVSVAAAAAAAEAAVKPVAEPAAAAPEAVAEAAAPAAEATPVAEAPPAVEAVAEAAPAVEAVAEAAPVVEAVAEAAPAVEAVAEAAPVVEAVAEAAPVVEAVAEAVAEAAPAVEAVAEAAPAVEAVAEAVAEAAPVVEAVAEAAPAVEAVAEAVAEAVAEAAPVVEAVAEAVVEAAPLVEAVAEVVADAGPVAEVVAEAAAAVAEAAAEAAAPAADAPVEAAPAPEEAAAEPPVEVAAEAAPAAEAEPVVEAAPEPAAEAAPVEAAAEPAAEVSAPVESAEELVDTAPVVAEAAAEEPLPDAPAEPVEPSEAALDPIQKLFLDSIREYSTKSQDVGGLVDAGSEYEKALAEEITKLQRLYGGGDLTAFPEFKFTEPKFEEVSQK